AATTTCGTGAAAGTATTCAAGGAACTCAAGATCCTTGACCTTACCAATAACCGCGTGACCAAGCAAATCAATTAAAGGTTCGTTAGGGGTTACCTTAATCGTGGGAATGCTCGAGTTGGTAGGTTTCATGTTCGTGGTAGCTTCCATGAAGCTGCGTTCATCAGTTTTGCTTGATAGAATAGGTTTGGAGCTGCTAACATTGTTAGGTTTAGGAGAAGGATGTTGAGAATGTTTAGGAGGTTCGGTAGTCTTCTTGTCCCAGGCCTTATATACCTTAAGCATCGAGTCACCAGCCACAATCAAACTTAATCTTCTAGCTAAGGATTCTTTGTGGTAATCCGGCACATCAATAAATCTAACAAAACCGAACCTTTTCCCATTTTTGAGGGTTTTTTTAGGGATGTATACCTCATGGATGTTCCCATAACCTTTGAAGATGGACCATAGATCGACGGATGTCCAGTTTTCAGGGAAATTGTAAAAAAGGTATGAAGTGATACGTTCGTTGGCGATTGGTTTTAGAGGGGTGGATGTGCTGGGATTTTGTTTGCCGAATTTCTTGACTAGATTAATTGATGCCTCTCTTTGTCTAAAGTGGTTGTAAATGAGGTTAGATGATGAGTTTAGTTTGGTGGTTTTAAGATTAGGGTGTGAGTTTAGATTGgtggtattagggttagggttcgaTGTATTGGTTTTGATATGTGAGGAAGAAGTGTTTGTTCGGTTGCCATGTTCTACTTTTACCCAGATGCCCTCGTTGATAGGTTTATACTGAATGTGATCGGAGGAGGCACCGGTGTTGTAATGACGGCGGTTTGGTGGTTGTGGGGTGAAAGGTGATGTGGGAATATGATACATGGTGGAGGGAATCGAATAAAAACAGTAAGGAATACAGTAATCTGAAAAGGAAACAAAATGGAGATTAAACTTACTTTAGTGAACGTTACCGGAATTTAGATCCGATGAAAAAAAAGTATGGCGGCGTAGAAAGCAGAAGATGAAGAGAGCATTTTGGAAACCACATagactaaatataaatatattaagtaTATGATTCTGAAATAAAAATTTTCTaacttaattataatttataaagatACATATTTGTGAATattttgtttacttttttttatagacaaatacatatatacatatgtctTCTAAACAAACTAACAATTCATATTTTTCTGTTAAATCATTTGATATTCTAGATAAAACATGTTAATGTCCGCCCACTACAAAATTGTCCAAGCTACCCAACcggttataattaattattaaacaaatAGCGTATAACATTTCGCAATGACAAAAGATTAAATAATACCTGATACCTGATCTCTTTAATAATAGTAAAGAACTAGTCCGGACCGgtcgcgcgttgcggcgggggctttcggcctgcgtagTCATATTTAACGtaacgttgtgtatttacagaggggaacacggccatgtgttaagcgccgttttagatgtcgttgtgttaagtgttttttaaaaaagtatccgttttgaacgtagttagttttttgttttgttcaataaattttttcgagtgtaacggtgctgtcggaaaaatttaactcggggCGAAcctaaagatacgggctgtcgttgtgtttagcgttttttaaaaagtgtccgtttcgaacgtggttagtttcgttttgttcataaatttATTTCGAGTCTGatgctgccgtcgaaaaaatttaactcgtggcgagcgcgaagatacgggttgtcgttgtgtttagcgtttttttgagaagtgtccgtttcgcgtatagttaatcacgttgggttcgtaagattttttcgagttaaacggtggtctcggaaaaatttaactcgcaccgagtgaGAAGatggggcccgttataaattcgggtggaattagtttcttttattttaataaaattatatatttacattttttaccctgAAAATTGTAAgcttgaggggccgttgtgtaaatatgaccaaagttgagggaccgtttgtaatgtgaacgcaaacttaaaacgataatccgatataactgaaacgacaAACTTCTCCAcccttttagtatataagggttaattaATTAATACCAGCACATATACTGAGAAATGATACACAGTACGTGAAGTGACTTTCTTCTTCATCATGTATATTCACGGATTGAGTGTTTTAGTAGTATACAATATAATACAATTAATACCGAATGAAATGAAATAATAAGCTTAAAAATAATCCCTCTTTCACATAGAATTTTTATGATCTTCCTTCACGTATATATAATTAATTGCATATAAGACACATTTCATGTATGACGACAAACTTAATCCGCCGTTAATTAAAGACGAAAGGAAAAACAGGGCACAACATCTTATAACGAAGAACATAACATGAACAAAACTAGGACCGGCCAGTTATAATGAGAGTGACAAGAACATAACAAAAAcgacaatatatattatatatatgattgaCTCATATCACGATACATCAACTCGATTGAGGAGGTTGAAACTTGTAACACACATTCGTCTATGTACTCATAGGCTCATAGCTATATTCATTGAGCTTTTAGAGAcaacaataatcactaatactaggaTCTTTACTTTAGGTTATCTCAAGTATAATATCAGTATAATTGATTAGTTTTCAGGGACATGATCATCTTCATTGACATCATTGCCATTAGGATGAACCAAGTCGATTAAAAAATCGAAAACATCAGTCGTTGCAACGGCAGATGCAACATCTTCTTTGTGTAAAGTTCTTCTCTTGCCATGAATTGTCATATTCCATGATCTTTTAGTCAGCTCTTCAATAAAAAGCTCACAAGCTTTTGAAAAAACAAGTGGTGCTTCTCCTGATATCATCTTCACATCTACACTTGATTTCTTCATAATCTTCTTGATCCTTGCCAATGGCAACAAATGGGGCCCAGTTCGCCCCGATATTCCTCCTCCCGATAAAATACCAGAATACATCCCAGCCTGCCTCATCTCAAAATATACGATTTTCGAACAAGGCAAATGGTTTTAATTAATGGGAAATTATTAAGATTTCATGAACAAGCAGGCCAGGCCGGATACGTAGGGGTTAAGTTAAACCGAAAAGATGATGATAATATAGATCTGATTTAGTATGAGAAATGACCAAGCTTATGGTATTTATAAATGATTGATGCGGAAATATTTTACAATGGGCCGGCCGCCAGTTTGCATGCTACCATCCTACTTGGATGGCCGGCTATTTTACGAAACCAAATCAATATTACTATTTACATGTTATTTTAgtttattacggagtatttatttatttatctatttattaactaatttattaatttatttatctatttatttatattattattattattatatattattatatatattattattataacattattactattactattattttttataataacattataacattattattataacattagtaatagtaataatattattattataacattattactattactattattttttataataataataataataataataataaataaggataatataataataaaaaatattattattagtataattagtaataatatgggattgggattgggtattgttgttgttgtattattattagtataattacggagtattattattgttttttattttattattattattattactactattgttattattgttataattatattattattattattttgaatattattattattattattattattattattattattattattattattattattattattattattattattattattattgatattattattattattattattattattattattattattattattattattattattattattattatgattatgattattatgattatgattatgattattattattattattattattattattattattattattattattattattattgcctaGCTTCTCTTTTCGATTTTACCCGGTTCAAACTATAGTACTCCGTATCTTTTTTAAACTAGTGAAAAACATATAAATAAAATCATATGATCGACTAAAATGTTGGACATAATATAAAGCACTATTTTCTATTTACAATGGTTCAAAGCAGTACTATATGAATTTGTTCTAATGAATTTATATAAAATCACGTGTTAATTAACTACAAAAAAAAACATTAAATAGTGTTTAAATCTATAAAACCATTTCCAAACATGACGTCATTTTTCCCCATAAATCCGCTAGAGCAACGCCAAATCAGCTTTCTCTTAATTTCCTCTCCATTTTCTCTATATTTTCTCTCAGTCATACACTACtatcaaccatgacatacttcttATCTATCATACAACCAcacattttttttataatattatcattacttttgtttttgctattattattatattaccaaTATAacaaatagacaaaatttgtcttacttGTTATGAATAATACTATTTAATTTTTCATTTTTTACAAATCAATCCccaaactttcattaaaatacaaatcgaaccccctactttatacctatattataaATTACTATTTATCCCATCATTAACACCAAAAATATCCACCACGCTTTAACGACttctacactgcgctcaaacagtcGGACCCactgtgctacatttttttttgtctccaacgataaaagaagcaactttcttaaaaggaacaacccttcaatgctattaaaagatgtcgaaaaatattttttttttacaaaatagatcaactaactttaacgctaaaagaagccACTTTCACAAAAGGTATTCAATTTTTCATTTTTTACAaaccaaccccctaactttcattaaaatacaaatcgaaccccatactttatacttatattataaattattatttatcccatcactaacaccaaaaacacccaccacgctttaccggcttctaaattgcgctcaaacagtaggacaCATATAagccactactgtgctacattttttttctccaacgataaaagaagcaactttcttaaaaggaataacccttcaatgctaccaaaagctgtcgaaaaatattttttttttttataaaatagatcaatgaactttaacgctaaaagaagcaactttcacaaaaggtattcaatttttcattttttacaaaccaactccctaacttttattaaaatacaaatcgaaccccctactttatacctatattataaattatgatttatcccatcactagcacctaaaacacccaccacgctttaccggcttctacactgcgctcaaacagtaggacccacataagccactactgtgctacatttttttttgtctccaacgataaaagaagcaactttcttaaaaggaacaacccttcaatgctaccaaaagatgtcgaaaaatatttttttttacaaactagatcaactaactttaacgctaaaagaagcaactttcacaaaaggtattcaatttttcattttttacaaaccaaccccctaactttcattaaaatacaaatcgaaccccctactttatacctatattataaattattatttatcccatcactaacaccaaaaataccCACAACGCTTTACCGGCTTCTACACTccgctcaaacagtaggacccacataagccactactgtgctacatttttttttgtctccaacgataaaagaaacaactttcttaaaaggaacaacccttcaatgctaccaaaatatgtcaaaaaatattttttttacaaaatagatcaactaactttaacgctaaaagaagcaacttttacaaaaggaacaacccttcaatgttagatgtcgaaaaaaattcttttttacaaaatatatccacaaaaggaaagactttttttaactcgcattcaaaatagagccccccgacgcgaagcgagggctccacaactagttattattattattattattattattattattattattattattattattattattattattattattattatttcgttttattactattattattatggaataAATATCATAAATTGataatattgatattttaattTTAGAATAatcctaactattattattattattattattattattattattattattattattattattatttaatagttaatatatGGTTGGTGCATAGAGTGTGTACTATATTTTAGTAGTTAATAATAgttaattttgtatatatatatgacaaaattgctgaaatagttcCTGTAGTTTGTATCAAAATGCTGGTTTCGTGCCTATACTTTTTTTTATGGATTTGATCTCGCTGGTTTGTCAATGTTGCTGATTAGTCCTTATCTCTGACGTCCGTCAAAAAAGTCTGTTAACTCCAGTCATGTGTTGGACATGTGAGGATATTTTTGTCCTTTCCTTCTTTTATTGACAATATTGCTGAAATTGTCCCTGTGGGTTGTAACAAAATTGTTGGAAAGGTCCCTATAGTTTGTAAAAAAATTGTTGAAATCTTTATCCCAAAAATTTTGTCTTCCTCACTTTCATCTTTATCCCAAAAAATtataaacaaaccctaatttttttcattttcttcAAACACTTTAATTAACATGATAAAATCAAACCCACAAAAATTAAAACCAAATCTACTATGCTTAACAACATATAAACTTGATTCAaccacaaatactactaataaatatacatatatcgattaaatacatataaatcaaACCCACCTATATAAAACCCTAGATCTTGATTGTAAATCGCTGATTAAAGGTGACAAAAACATTAGCATTAGGGAACAAAGACAAAAGATGAAAAACTATCTATTATCTCATTCACATTTAACAGCAAAAGTACATCAAATATCAAATATGACAAGAAAAAAAACTTCCAAGTAACCCACTAAAGAAGTTGTACACGTTCACCATGACCCATTTTCTCAATTCTCTATCCTTTATAATCGGTCAACATGAGCAATTTTATCAAATCTGTACATGTTCCCTTTTGTTCTTCACTGAACAACACCTTCAGATCTTAAATCCGGTTTGTGTATGATAACGAAGCCTGAATTTGAAAAACCAAAGTCACCGGAAACCTTTAAAATAAGGGATTAGATAGGTGAATAATAGCCTGAAACCTTTAAATCTGATTTCCTTGATAACGAATCCATCGCCAGatctgttggtggtggtggtttgcGATTGAAGGTGAAGGTATCAAGTTGGTAATTAGCGATTGAAGGTGAAAACGAATGGGTGAAGATGAACGGTTGCAATTGAAGGTGAAAACGGGTTGATGTTGAAGATGGCCTCCGACGGCGGTTGTGGTTACGGGTATGTGACCTCCGGCAGCTGCGGCGGTTACGTGTTATGTGACTTCCGGCGACGGTGGTGGTTACGGGTTTTGAAGATAATTTGTCGTTTGAAATTTGAATATGAACATATGGAAGAAAAACCGGTTTTAAGAAAATGAGATGTGAATAGAGGATGAATTTGGGTATGGATTTTATAAAGagaaaattatttattatttataagaaTAAAGGGTTTTAAAAGGAAAACATAAAAGAGAGTAAAATTAGGATAgaatgactaaaataccctcacatgcattgcatATGAACAGATTTAACGGCTAATCTTGACGTCCGTCAGAAATAGGGACTAAATTAGCAACATCGACATACCACGAGGACGAAATCCATAAAAAAAACCCACAGGGATGAaaccagcattttggtacaaacacAGGAACTATTTCAGTAAttttgtgtgtatgtgtgtgtgtgtgtatatatatatatatatatatatatatatatatatatatatatatatatatatatatatatatatatatataggggcaggatcgaTGGGGAAGTAacccaatcggggagaagcgggggatagcaaaatttttttttcactttttttggaatttttttccagcatcaagatcacacgaaaatatgaacatttagaagagacacttcgtgatgattgttattatttaggcgggaaaacgatcgacaaaaataacattcaagataatattgttcgtgaagaatgtgaacgttttttttctatgttttgtgaagtaaaatttagcccgatatagagtttagggtttagggtttggtgttttgggtttattccataaatccaaaacaccaaaccctaaatcctaaaccctaaactctaaaccgttcgtgttaaaaactcaatctaaatcctagatctaaaccctaaatctaaaccctaaaccctaaatttctaaaccctaatatctaaaccctataaaccctaatatctaaaccccaatatctaaacgctaatatctaaaacctcaacatacgctcgaaaaacacgataattgttatatattacttcttcgagcgttttcccgccaaaataaaaacatttatcacaaagtgtctttattaaatgttcatattttcatccaatatataatgttcgtgaacaaagttttttcaaaaaacaaattttttttttttgcttccccctgttttcctccgattggttacttcccccttaatcctaccactatataggggcaggatcaatggggaagtaaccaatcggggggaagcggggggaagcaaatttttttttttttttttttttttgaaattttttttccggcatcaagatcacacgaaaatatgaacatttagaagagacactgcgtgatgaatgttattatttaggcggaaaaatgatcgacaaaaataacattcaagataatattgttcgtgaagaatatgaacgtgtttttttccatgttttgtgaagtaaaatttagcccgatttagagtttagggtttagggtttggtgttttgggtttattccataaacccaaaacaccaaaccctaaaccctaaaccctaaaccctaaactctaaaccgttcgtgttaaaaactcaatctaaatcctaaatctaaaccctaaatctaaaccctaaaccctaaatttctaaaccctaatatctaaaccctataaaccctaatatctaaacctcaatagctaaaac
This genomic window from Rutidosis leptorrhynchoides isolate AG116_Rl617_1_P2 chromosome 2, CSIRO_AGI_Rlap_v1, whole genome shotgun sequence contains:
- the LOC139888515 gene encoding nuclear transcription factor Y subunit C-3-like, producing MRQAGMYSGILSGGGISGRTGPHLLPLARIKKIMKKSSVDVKMISGEAPLVFSKACELFIEELTKRSWNMTIHGKRRTLHKEDVASAVATTDVFDFLIDLVHPNGNDVNEDDHVPEN